The Candidatus Nitrosopumilus sp. SW genomic sequence GTCATCAGAAAATACTTTGTACTATTATCATAAGAGTCTTTTGCGAAAATTCATTAGATAATTCCTATAGATTGTATATCTATTTTGAAAAATCTATAATCCTCTGTACGTTTTTCGTTGATAGATAAAATTTTTGTAGACTTAGATTTTTTGCAGTAAAAAATATGAATTTCTTTTAAATTAAAATTTTGTAATTTCAAAAGTTATAGTCTTATATAGAACAATTAAAGTTTAGAATTCGTTGAATCGCACAAATCAGAGTACGATCATTAAAGAAGCAATTAATTCTTATCTTGACAAAGGGGTAACTGACAAACAAGACATCTACACCAAAGTGGTTGATGAACTTGGTGTTCCAAGACCAACTGTCAGAAGAGTTGCAAGGGATCTAAGAACTGAATTATTACAAAAAATCCAAATTCTACAATCTGATATGCCTAAAGCAACTATTGCTTCTGAAGAAGACGAGTAAATTCGGCTCTTTTTTCTTTTTAATTATTATTATTCTTTGAATTTTACCATTACTATTATAAACAATGAATTTTTCAAATCATTTATGGGATACTTGGGTAACCACCTGGCAACAATCTCCACTGGTGTCTTTGCAGCAGTATTAACTGGACTTTGGCCATACTTTGTAGACTTTGCACCCATACTGAACTTTGTATTCATTATGGCAGTACCCATCACATGGTTCCTTGTATTTACTTGCTGGATTTCACAAAAAAGTACAGATTACATGCACAAACATGCCCATCATGGCGAAAAAAAAAGCTTGAGTAGTACACAAACAATTCAAACTACAACAACTGGTACACAAGTAAGTCTTTCAGAAATTAAACAAGTTCAGACTGAATTATCTTCTGAATTAAACAATCTAAAAGAAACTGTGAAACTAAAAGATAGTGAAATTGAAAGACTAAACCAAGAAATTTCTAATCTTCAAACTCTTGTTCAGATTGAATCATTAAAAACTGAATTAGCTAATTTGAAAATGCTAGCATCTAAGAAAAAATAAACTAGAAACTTAATTCTTACAATGAGAACATACAATTCCGTGATTGCTCTTACAACCCGGACAACTTTCAGCACCTCCATAATGACATTTACATGAACATAACTCTGTAGGATCTTTTTTGTCACTCAACTGTATATTTTCTATATTTTCTTAGTATTTGACTTTTACAGTTTTACCATTTTATTTACAAATTCATAATAGAGATCATCTATATCTACAAAATTAATTTTTAAAATATGTTTATTGATAATTTTAAGAACTAACAACTATCATTAAACCATTAGTTTCTGAAAATAATTTTTGTATTTTTGAAATTTCTATACTGTTAAGAATTTTTTTAGAAATGATTCTTGATTCTATATGTGATGTATTTTTAGAAAATAAAACAGATCACTTTTCTAGCTTTTTTGCAAGTTCCAAAGTTTCATCAACCATTTCTTTTAGTCTAGCTTGTCCCTCTTCTGAAATATTATTTTCAGTTATTGATTCTGTAGTTAGAAAAACCGCCTTTGGGTTTGTGATTACTCTGAAATATGATAATAACTGAGTAATCAACGTCTGAACATCAACAAATCCTATGTTTCCTGCAGCCAAAATTACCATTCCTGCAACTTTTCCAGATGTCTCTTTGTAATTGATATATTCAAACAAATTTTTCAGGGCAGAACTAAAAAATGAATTGTAAATTGGTGAGCCTATCAGCCACACATCTGAATCTATGATGTCTTGAGCAGCATTCTTTGTTGCCTGATTGTATTCTTCATCAGGTCCTCTATAACATTCAATTTCTCCATCTGATAAATTGATAAATTTTGTATCTTGATTTTTTAATTTAGTATATTCGTAAACGTATTTCATTAAGATCTGTGTATTAGCATTTTTTCTTGGACTGCCAGAAATTACTATAACTTTCATATCTACAACCAATTGTATTTCTATTTAAATTTCTAAAATGAAACGGGCTTGGAGGGCTTCGATCCCTCGACCTGTAACTTAGGAGGCTACCACGCTATCCATGTTGCGCGTCAAATTGACTCTGCGCCACAAGCCCAGCAAAAAAAACATTCTTAATTATTTAAGCGTAGTCAAGATTTTTCTTGATCATTTCTTGAATACTTTTCCAAGTTTCATTTTCTTGATCATTCCATTTTTCAAAATACACAACATCTTTTAGTTCAAGTCTTGGTAACCAACCTGCAGTTTCAAGATCTGGTTTTTCTGCAAAGTCATCCACATATCCTAAACACAAATACGCTACAGGAACAACATGTTCTGGTAAATTCAAATTTTCTTTTAGTGTCTCATTTGATAGGATACTTACCCATCCCAGACCAACTCCTTCTGTTCTAGCTGATAACCACAAATTCTGAATTGCACAACATACACTATACAATCCTGCTTCTGGAATACTGGATCTTCCAATCACAAATGGACCAAATTTTGATGGATCATACGTTACGCACAAATTAACTGGAGATTCTAAAATTCCTTCTAGTTTGAATGAAAGATATTTGGATCTTTTTGGCTCCTCTACTAATTGTGATGAACGATTCTTCTCTTCCTCAAATGACGCTTTAATTTTCTTTTTTGTTTCAATATCTTTTATCAAAATAAAATTCCATGGTTGGGAAAACCCTACAGATGGTGCATGATGTGCTGCATGAAGAATTTTTGAGAGAATTTTATCTTCTATGGGCTTTGACGTAAAATGAGATCTTACATCCCTTCTTGAATAAATTGCCTTGTAGAATCCTCTTTTTTCTTCTTCAGTAAAATCATCTTTCAACTAATTCACGCCTTTCTTCTTTTTAT encodes the following:
- a CDS encoding NADPH-dependent FMN reductase, translated to MKVIVISGSPRKNANTQILMKYVYEYTKLKNQDTKFINLSDGEIECYRGPDEEYNQATKNAAQDIIDSDVWLIGSPIYNSFFSSALKNLFEYINYKETSGKVAGMVILAAGNIGFVDVQTLITQLLSYFRVITNPKAVFLTTESITENNISEEGQARLKEMVDETLELAKKLEK
- the bluB gene encoding 5,6-dimethylbenzimidazole synthase, with amino-acid sequence MKDDFTEEEKRGFYKAIYSRRDVRSHFTSKPIEDKILSKILHAAHHAPSVGFSQPWNFILIKDIETKKKIKASFEEEKNRSSQLVEEPKRSKYLSFKLEGILESPVNLCVTYDPSKFGPFVIGRSSIPEAGLYSVCCAIQNLWLSARTEGVGLGWVSILSNETLKENLNLPEHVVPVAYLCLGYVDDFAEKPDLETAGWLPRLELKDVVYFEKWNDQENETWKSIQEMIKKNLDYA